Below is a window of Chryseobacterium indicum DNA.
CTCTCTGTGTACATCAATCTCATAACCTGTCAACCAAGAAGCAAGTCTGATATTCTGACCTTGTTTTCCGATTACTTTAGAAATCTCTTCAACCGGAGTGTATACTAAAGCGTATTCCTGCTCCTCGTTGATATCAATTTTATTGATGGTAACGTTTCCTAAAGCTCTCTTCACCAAAATCTCAGGGTTTTTAGACCACTGAATAACATCGATGTTCTCATTTCTCAACTCTCTTACCACGCCGTGAATTCTGGATCCCTTCACTCCCACACAAGCTCCTACCGGATCAATTCTGTCGTCGTAAGCATCTACTGCAATCTTCGCCTTTTCACCAGGAATTCTCACTACTTTTTTAAGAATAATAGTTCCGTCCTGAATTTCAGGGATTTCCAGCTCTAATAGTTTTTCTAAGAATTTAGGTGCAGTTCTGGAAATAATAATCTGCGGTTTTGAACCTTTGAAATCTACTGTTTCAACAATAGCTCTGATATTCTCACCCTTTTTAAAGAAATCGGATGGGATCTGGTTTTCTTTAGGCAAAATGAATTCGTTCCCTTCATCATCCAGCAAAATCACGTGCTTATGACGGATATGGTGGATCTCTCCTACTACAATTTCCCCGATTCTGTCTTTAAACTGCTCGTACAACATCGCATTGTTGTGCTCCTGCAATTTTGTAGCCAAGATCTGCTTCAGGGTAAGAATATTTCTTCTTCCCAACTGTGCAACAGGAATTTCCATCGTAAAATCTTCTCCTACTTCAAAAGTCGGATCGATTTTCTTAGCTTCAGAAATCTCAATTTCCAGATCATCATCTTCAGACATTTCGTCCTCCACAATAGTTTTATTTAAAAATATCTGAAAATCTCCTTTATCAGGGTTTACAATCACATCAAAATGATCATCCGAATCATATCTTTTTCTCAAAAGTGTCTTCAGAGAATCTTCAATAATTGCCATAAGATCAATCTTACTGATCCCTTTTTCGTCTTTAAAATCACCGAAGGATTCAATCAACGCTATATTGTCCATTTATTCTTTTTTCTTTTAAAATTTAATTGTTACTAATGCTTTTTTAATCTCAGAGTACGGAATTTCTTTTTCCTCCTCCACATCCACTTTTCCTTTACCGATGTCTTTCTGTTTGCGGTAACGCAGGATCAGTGTGATTTTTTCTTCATCTACTTTTGCCAGTTCGCCTTCCGTTTTTGCAGAGTCATTCAGTAAAACTTCAATTTCTCTTCCGATATTTTTTGCAAACTGTCTTGGAGTTGCCAAAGGCTCGCTCAATCCCGCAGACATTACCTGCAGGCTGAAATCATGTTCTTCGCGATCCATATTAAATTCTATCGCGCGGCTTGCATCAAGGCAGTCCTGTAAAGAAACACCATTGTCACCATCCAAAATCACTGTGATGTCATCCCCCGCAGAAATTTTCAGATCAATAAGAAACAGATCTTTTCTGGTCTCGAGGAATTCATGTAATAATTCTTCAATTCTTTTTCTAAACTCCATATTTTAAAATCTTGATTTACCAGTACGAAAAAAGGCTTTCTTCCGAAGGCCTTCCCATGTTTTTCCGTAAATCCATTGCAAATATACGACTTTTTCTTGGAAAAGCAAAATATCTTATTATCAATATGATAACTTAAATTTTATTTACATGAAATTAAAGACTCAGATCATGGTATTTTTATTACTTTTGTGTTTGAATTTTTTAAAAACATACATTTTGAATATTACCATTGTAGGAACAGGTTATGTAGGACTGGTTACAGGAACCACTTTGGCAGAACTTGGCAATTCAGTATACTGTGTAGATATTGATGAAAAAAAAGTAGAAGGTATGAAAAACGGCGTAGTTCCCATCTATGAGCCGAATCTTGAAGAAATGTTCCTGAGAAATATACAGGCTGAAAGATTGTTTTTCACTACCAATCTAAAAGAAGCTTTGGATAAAAGCGAAGTTATTTATTTAGCCTTACCTACTCCGCCCGGAGAAGACGGATCCGCAGATCTTTCTTATGTACTGAAAGTAGCAAACGATATTGGCGAAATGATGACGGAATACAAAGTTATTGTTAATAAAAGTACCGTTCCCGTAGGAACAGCCGATAAAGTTCGTGAAGTTATCGCTTCAAAAACCAGGATTCCTTTTGATGTGGTTTCGAATCCTGAATTTTTAAGGGAAGGTTTCGCAGTGGAAGATTCTATGAATCCTGCAAGAGTAGTTGTTGGAGCAAGTTCTGAAAAGGCACAGGAAATTATGGCTAAAATTTACCAGCCATTTACCAACACCGGAGTTCCTATTATTTTTATGGATGAAAAATCTTCTGAGCTTACAAAATATGCAGCTAACTCATTCTTGGCAGTAAAAATTACTTTCATGAATGAAATTGCCAATTACTGTGAAAAAGTTGGCGCTGATGTGGATAAAGTAAGACTTGGAATGGGAAGCGACGACAGAATCGGTCATCGATTTTTGTTTCCGGGAATCGGATACGGCGGAAGCTGTTTCCCAAAAGATGTGAAAGCATTGATAAAGTCCGGAAAGCAGGAAGATTTTAATTTTCAGATTTTAGAAGCGACCGAAAACGTAAATATTGCTCAGAAAGTAATCCTTGTTTCTGAAATTGAAAAATACTTTGGAGGAAATATCGAAGGAAAAACGATCGCAATGTGGGGATTAGCCTTCAAAGCGAATACCGATGATATTCGTGAGGCTTCTTCATTAGATAATATTGCGTTGCTTTTAGAAAAAGGGGCAAAGATTGTTGCTTATGATCTGGTTGCCGAAAATAATGTTCAGAAATTGTTAGGAGATAAAATCCAATACGCAAGAAATATGTACGAAGCTCTGGACAATGCAGACGCTTTGTTTATTGCAACAGAGTGGCCGGAATTCAAAAACCCGAATTTCGAACTGATGGCGAAAAGAATGAACAATAAGGTGATTTTTGACGGAAGAAATATATATCCACTGGAAATTCCTGAGCAGAATGGTTTTTATTATAAAAGTATCGGACGCAAAACAGTTTTAAATTAATCAAATGAAAAATATAATCATTACGGGAGGAGCCGGCTTTATCGGTTCGCACGTGGTAAGAGAGTTTGTAAAAAACAATCCTGAAACAACGATCATCAACCTTGATGCACTTACGTATGCAGGAAATCTTGAAAACCTGAAAGACATCGAAAACGAACCCAATTATGTTTTCGAAAAAGCCGATATTACAAAACCTGAAGAATTAAGAAAAGTTTTCGAAAAATACAATCCGGATGCAGTAGTGCATTTAGCTGCAGAAAGTCACGTAGACCGAAGCATTACAGATCCGATGGCATTCATCAATACCAACGTGAACGGAACTGCCAATCTTCTGAATCTCTGCAAAGAATTCTGGACGTTAAATCCTGATCATACACATGGAAGATTCCCAAATGAGAAGAGAACAAATCTTTTCTACCATGTTTCCACAGACGAAGTGTATGGAAGTTTAGGCGAAACAGGCTTTTTCCTAGAAACAACGGCTTATGATCCGCAGTCTCCGTATTCGGCTTCAAAAGCTGCTTCAGACCATTTGGTGAGAGCTTACGGAAATACATACGGAATGCCGTTTATCATTTCTAACTGTTCAAATAATTACGGCCCGAATCATTTTCCGGAAAAACTGATTCCTCTTTGTATTTCAAATATCATTAATGAAAAACCTTTGCCTATTTACGGTGACGGGAAATATACAAGAGACTGGCTTTTTGTAATCGATCACGCTAAAGGAATCCACCAGATTTTCAATGAAGCTAAAACAGGAGAAACATATAACATCGGAGGTTTTAATGAGTGGCAGAATATTGATTTGGTAAGAGAATTAATCAAGCAAATGGATGCTAAATTAGGCAGAGAAGAAGGCTACTCTGAAAAATTAATTACTTTTATAAAAGACAGACCGGGACATGATAAAAGATATGCTATTGACGCAACAAAACTGAATAAAGATCTTGGGTGGAAGCCATCGGTAACATTTGAAGAAGGCTTGGCAAAAACCATTGACTGGTATCTTGAGAATAAAGAATGGCTGGAGCATGTTACGAGTGGAGATTATCAGAAATATTACGAAAAACAGTATCATTAAAAATTAAACACAGATTAAAAGATGAAAGGTATCATTTTAGCCGGAGGTTCCGGAACCAGACTTTACCCTCTTACCATCGCTGTCAGCAAGCAGTTAATGCCTGTTTACGACAAACCGATGATTTATTATCCTCTTTCTACATTGCTATTAGCAGGAATTAAAGATATTTTAATTATTACAACGCCTCACGATCAGGAAGGATTTGTTAAATTATTGGGAGACGGATCTCAGATCGGATGCAATATAGAATATGTGGTTCAGCCAAGTCCGGATGGTCTTGCGCAGGCTTTTATTTTGGGAGATCGGTTTATAGGAAATGACGCCGCTGCGTTGGTTTTAGGGGACAATATTTTTTACGGCTCAGAAATGGGAACTTTGCTTAAAAACAAGACCAATCCGGATGGAGGTGTCGTTTTCGCGTATCACGTTTCAGACCCTGAAAGATATGGCGTTGTAGAATTTGACGATAACCTTAAAGCCGTTTCAATTGAAGAAAAGCCTTTAAAACCCAAATCAAATTACGCCGTTCCCGGATTATACTTTTACGATAACGAAGTGGTTAAAATTGCTAAAAACATTCAGCCTTCCGCGAGAGGAGAACTGGAAATTACTGATGTAAACAATGTATACCTTCAAAAAGGAAAACTGGAAGTAGGTGTTCTCGACAGAGGTACTGCGTGGCTGGACACAGGAACATTTGATTCTTTAAACGATGCTTCTGAGTTTGTGAGAGTAATTGAAAAGAGACAGGGTTTCAAAATAGGATGCATTGAGGAAATTGCTTTCAGAAATAAATTCATTGACGAAGAAAAATTACTGGAAACTGCAACCAAATACGGAAAAAGCGGTTATGGAGAATACCTGAAAAAATTAGTCAACAAATAATCAGTTATATTAATATATTTTAAAACTATTGGCTTTATGGCTGATAGTTTTTTGTTCATAACAGCAAATATTAATATATTAGTTGATATTTTCTTAATTTAAATGAATAATAATTCATAATAAAGAAAAAAGAGAATCAATTAAATAGTATAAATTTGCATTAAAAATTTTACACAGATGAATGACCCACAACAAAAGTGGACAGAAACAATTGAAACCCAACATTCTTTGTTTGATCTGAAGCTTAAAGAAGTATGGCGCTACAAAGATCTTGTCTATATGTTTGTAAAAAGAGACTTTGTTTCCAGTTTCAAGCAAACCATTTTAGGACCAATCTGGTTTTTCATAAATCCAATTTTAACAACAATTGTTTATCTGGTGGTTTTTGGAAAAATTGCCAATCTTCCGACCGATGGAGCACCTCCACTATTATTTTATCTGGCAGGCGTAACGCTTTGGAACTATTTTGCAGGATCACTTACCGGCACTTCTTATACTTTTACGGGAAATGCATCAATTTTTGGAAAAGTATATTTCCCAAGACTTGTGACGCCAATTTCAATTGTAATCTCAAACCTTATGAGATTGGCTGTTCAGTTTCTTTTATTTGTTATTATTTGGGGATATTATTTGTCTAAAGATGAAATTCATCCTAACGTATGGATACTGGCAACGCCTTTTCTGATCGCTTTAATGGCTATTTTTGCATTAGGTGCGGGAATGCTGTTTTCTTCACTTACCACTAAATATAAAGATCTCGGAATGCTTTTGGGATTTGGGGTGAGTTTATTTATGTACGCTACACCTGTGATCTATCCGGCATCAGCATTATTCGGCCCTTTCAAAAAGATCTCCTACTATAATCCGCTTACAGGTATTTTTGAATGTTTCAAATATGGCTGGCTTGGTGTAGGCGACTTTTCTCCTTTAATGCTTGGAATCAGCACGATTATCATTTTTATACTATTTACAATCGGGCTGGTTACTTTTAATAAAGTGGAAAAAACATTTATGGATACCGTATAATATTAAAAACACAAAATATGCTGGCTTTAAAAGCAGAAAATATATCAAAACAATATCGCCTTGGCCAAGTTGGAACAGGAACTTTATCTCATGACCTTAATAGATTTTGGTACAAGATAAGAGGAAAAGAAGA
It encodes the following:
- the nusA gene encoding transcription termination factor NusA, whose product is MDNIALIESFGDFKDEKGISKIDLMAIIEDSLKTLLRKRYDSDDHFDVIVNPDKGDFQIFLNKTIVEDEMSEDDDLEIEISEAKKIDPTFEVGEDFTMEIPVAQLGRRNILTLKQILATKLQEHNNAMLYEQFKDRIGEIVVGEIHHIRHKHVILLDDEGNEFILPKENQIPSDFFKKGENIRAIVETVDFKGSKPQIIISRTAPKFLEKLLELEIPEIQDGTIILKKVVRIPGEKAKIAVDAYDDRIDPVGACVGVKGSRIHGVVRELRNENIDVIQWSKNPEILVKRALGNVTINKIDINEEQEYALVYTPVEEISKVIGKQGQNIRLASWLTGYEIDVHRESSEDDDVELTEFNDDIEQWILDEFKKVGLTTAKSVLDKETVSLLNMVDLEEETIEEVKRILREEFED
- the rimP gene encoding ribosome assembly cofactor RimP, with amino-acid sequence MEFRKRIEELLHEFLETRKDLFLIDLKISAGDDITVILDGDNGVSLQDCLDASRAIEFNMDREEHDFSLQVMSAGLSEPLATPRQFAKNIGREIEVLLNDSAKTEGELAKVDEEKITLILRYRKQKDIGKGKVDVEEEKEIPYSEIKKALVTIKF
- a CDS encoding UDP-glucose dehydrogenase family protein, with protein sequence MNITIVGTGYVGLVTGTTLAELGNSVYCVDIDEKKVEGMKNGVVPIYEPNLEEMFLRNIQAERLFFTTNLKEALDKSEVIYLALPTPPGEDGSADLSYVLKVANDIGEMMTEYKVIVNKSTVPVGTADKVREVIASKTRIPFDVVSNPEFLREGFAVEDSMNPARVVVGASSEKAQEIMAKIYQPFTNTGVPIIFMDEKSSELTKYAANSFLAVKITFMNEIANYCEKVGADVDKVRLGMGSDDRIGHRFLFPGIGYGGSCFPKDVKALIKSGKQEDFNFQILEATENVNIAQKVILVSEIEKYFGGNIEGKTIAMWGLAFKANTDDIREASSLDNIALLLEKGAKIVAYDLVAENNVQKLLGDKIQYARNMYEALDNADALFIATEWPEFKNPNFELMAKRMNNKVIFDGRNIYPLEIPEQNGFYYKSIGRKTVLN
- the rfbB gene encoding dTDP-glucose 4,6-dehydratase; amino-acid sequence: MKNIIITGGAGFIGSHVVREFVKNNPETTIINLDALTYAGNLENLKDIENEPNYVFEKADITKPEELRKVFEKYNPDAVVHLAAESHVDRSITDPMAFINTNVNGTANLLNLCKEFWTLNPDHTHGRFPNEKRTNLFYHVSTDEVYGSLGETGFFLETTAYDPQSPYSASKAASDHLVRAYGNTYGMPFIISNCSNNYGPNHFPEKLIPLCISNIINEKPLPIYGDGKYTRDWLFVIDHAKGIHQIFNEAKTGETYNIGGFNEWQNIDLVRELIKQMDAKLGREEGYSEKLITFIKDRPGHDKRYAIDATKLNKDLGWKPSVTFEEGLAKTIDWYLENKEWLEHVTSGDYQKYYEKQYH
- the rfbA gene encoding glucose-1-phosphate thymidylyltransferase RfbA, producing the protein MKGIILAGGSGTRLYPLTIAVSKQLMPVYDKPMIYYPLSTLLLAGIKDILIITTPHDQEGFVKLLGDGSQIGCNIEYVVQPSPDGLAQAFILGDRFIGNDAAALVLGDNIFYGSEMGTLLKNKTNPDGGVVFAYHVSDPERYGVVEFDDNLKAVSIEEKPLKPKSNYAVPGLYFYDNEVVKIAKNIQPSARGELEITDVNNVYLQKGKLEVGVLDRGTAWLDTGTFDSLNDASEFVRVIEKRQGFKIGCIEEIAFRNKFIDEEKLLETATKYGKSGYGEYLKKLVNK
- a CDS encoding ABC transporter permease, which codes for MNDPQQKWTETIETQHSLFDLKLKEVWRYKDLVYMFVKRDFVSSFKQTILGPIWFFINPILTTIVYLVVFGKIANLPTDGAPPLLFYLAGVTLWNYFAGSLTGTSYTFTGNASIFGKVYFPRLVTPISIVISNLMRLAVQFLLFVIIWGYYLSKDEIHPNVWILATPFLIALMAIFALGAGMLFSSLTTKYKDLGMLLGFGVSLFMYATPVIYPASALFGPFKKISYYNPLTGIFECFKYGWLGVGDFSPLMLGISTIIIFILFTIGLVTFNKVEKTFMDTV